One window from the genome of Halomicrobium zhouii encodes:
- the ahaH gene encoding ATP synthase archaeal subunit H, with the protein MPRPEVLDRITEAEQEADEIVEAAERDREERIAEAREEADAIRQEAREEAEAAAEDRLESAREEIAAEREQILEEGEQARAELEDRAAGETEAVVEYVTDLFEEAVHAQT; encoded by the coding sequence ATGCCACGGCCAGAAGTTCTCGATCGGATTACCGAGGCCGAACAGGAGGCCGACGAGATCGTCGAAGCGGCCGAGCGCGACCGCGAGGAACGCATCGCGGAAGCCCGGGAAGAGGCCGACGCGATCCGCCAGGAGGCCCGCGAGGAAGCCGAGGCAGCCGCGGAGGACCGCCTCGAGTCCGCTCGCGAGGAGATAGCGGCCGAGCGGGAACAGATCCTCGAGGAGGGCGAGCAGGCCCGTGCGGAACTCGAGGACCGGGCCGCCGGCGAGACCGAGGCGGTCGTCGAGTACGTCACGGACCTGTTCGAGGAGGCGGTACATGCTCAGACCTGA